The Aphidius gifuensis isolate YNYX2018 linkage group LG2, ASM1490517v1, whole genome shotgun sequence DNA window gCCTTTTATTATCCATTCAGAAAGtcttaaattttgtttatcaaaacgtgttattattttttattaaatcaagtaATGCTAATCTTTataaacataagaaaataatggCCCAACAATTGACACACAAACGACGATTGTCGTACAACACTACCAGTTATAAAAAGCGTGtgtaagttaatttattataatttttttttattattgaaagatcatcatttattatgtaatcgtaattatcaattttgcTATAATGATTTATTGTAGAATGTAGAACACATATTTATAAACAGGTTAGGTTGTTCCTTGACGCagctactattattattattagtcattgttattgtatgactaatttgtaatttgttgtttttatttttcagtgctcgtacaacaaataataaagttaataaattaacatgctATTGTAGTGGTGGTGCTTGTCCAAATGACAAAGATAATAGTACATGTGTAACAGATGGTTATTGTTTTCGTACAATTGAAGAAATTTGGGATATTGGAGAAAAAGATTATGTACTTGAATCAACATACGGTTGTTTTTCCGAAGAACAAAGCTTACTATCATGCAATGCATACAGAATACCTTCAATACGTAAAAATGGTAGCTGTTGTGACAATGCCAACAATTGTAATAAAGATATACAATTTCCTGAATTTCCATCAATAACAGATCCATCATTAGATACTGTTACTGTATCACAAGTATTAATAGCACTGccatacatatttataatattactatttttattattaatatttttatacaaatggtataataaatatttacacaaaCATTGTGACCACTCACTTGTGCTGAAAAATGATACATTAAAAGATTTGATTGATCAAAGTTCTGGATCTGGTTCTGGCTTGCCATTACTTGTACAACGTACAATTGCCAAACAATTGCAAATATCTGATTGTGTTGGTAAAGGTAGATATGGTGAAGTATGGTTGGCACATTGGAGAGGTGAAAAGGTTGCtgttaaaacattttttacacTTGAAGAACAATCATGGTTCAGAGAAACAGAAATATACCAAACTGTACTTATGAGACACGACAATATATTGGGATTTATTGCTGCTGATATTAAAGGTACTGGATCATGGACacaaatgatattgatgacTGACTATCATGAACATGGCTCATTACATGATTACCTATCAATAAATGTACTTGAtcattcatcattatttttaatatgttgGTCACTTGCATCTGGTGTTGCACATTTACACACTGAAATATTTGGCACAAAGGGTAAACAGGCAATTGCACACAGAGATATTAAAAGTAGAAATATATTGGTCAAAAGAAATGGTGAATGTGCTATTGCTGATTTTGGTCTTGCTGTTAGATACGataggtaaattaaattataaatactttattatatttatattaattattatttaaatattttttttgcagttCAACTGGTGAAATTGATATTGCACCAAATACGAGAGTTGGAACAAGACGTTATATGGCACCAGAAGTACTTGAtgaaacattaaatatatcatcatttgAAGCATTTAAAATGGCAGACATGTATTCAGTTGGTTTGGTACTTTGGGAAGTTTGTAGAAGATGTGTTACTGGTGGTAAGGTTGAAGACTATGCACTACCATATTACGATGTTGTACCAAGTGATCCAGATTTTGAAGATATGAGACTTGCTGTTTGTGTCAAAAAATTCAGGCCAGTTATTCCAACAAGATGGCAAAACGATTCGGTAAATATTAatcttaaattaataaataaaacctatattttttgttttttatttaatttaatttatgtttatatttatgttcATTTTAGGTACTACTTGCCATgagtaaaataatgattgaatGCTGGCATGGTAATCCAGGAGTCAGATTAACAGCTTTACGTGTTAAAAAGACAATGTCCAAAATCAGCACTGATAATTGCattaaaattgtgtaaattattatcaaatttatcaatatttttcacagATCCCTTGTAAATAAAGTCCAGTGTATATTAAGTCGCCTAGACATCAGCCAGAAAAAAAGACTGAGTTACCAAGTTTTTAAATGGATAAAAatgagaagagaaaaaaaaatctagcttttaaaacagaaaaaaaacaacatttgaAACTGTAACAACATGAATTAAatgcaaatttaattattatattttatacgttaatttacaaaaattgacaattttattttaaacaattaattaaaaaaatttgatttagtattttttatattaataatttgaatttattattgcaaaaaatttttattaataaaattgttaatattcaacatttatattgattgacaataaattactttttagtattattaatacatacttttttttacaataaattgaataaatatataaaattcataaataatatactgttgttcttgtttttaattatttatattatttattcaacatatTGTTTACATGACTATTCCAcaagtataaaattgttattgtataagtattaatttatgattattattttattttttacattattgttaatattaaaattattataattgaataattgttggtttaaaaaattattaattatagataattttaaataaattatttaacattaaaagcATGTGCTTTCatcttgtaaataaaatataatacctaatgataaaaatgattctTGACTTTCTAAAGTTTGAACAGTATCAATAACAGAATATGGCACAATGTGTATAATActgttaaataaatgttataaattaatgttaataaaaatttgaaattaaatatgagTATAAAATATGTGTCGCCCAGTGATATGGTGACTTTCTGTAAAAATACGTCTTttctgttgaatttattgtgtAACTTTCGTGTTTAATTTATCGTTAAGTCTTATtaatggaaattttattttttgtaaaatatttacgtaaaaaattgtgtttattaattgttaaaaatattaaattaaattttatgtaattaatttgttaaataaaatgtgtacaatgttaattaaacgtgtataaaatatatgtataaattcatttatttgttaaatttcaaatgttaatgttaaattgttaaaaataaaaaaatcaagtcaaaaaaaaatctagcttttaaaacagaaaaaaaacaacaatagtaataattaaataattgaacgTAAATTTACGACTGACAATGTATGATGAACATTTTTGTAAAATGTGAtttagttgataataatttgtttattttattttattttttgttatacaataattttgatgatcttcgtttacttttttaaaaaatgaataattaaataaaattcaaaataatacttggtaatatttatttcatagtttTCTTTGACTACcaaatgtataaaattgatttgataaattgctaaattaaattaatatcagcataataattgaattgaattgttaatttaaatattatcaaacttTCACAGAAAAAGATACAAGCTGCCATCTTGTCAATAAAAATCCTACTTGACTTACTTGTTTGAAAGTATCAATAACAGATGGCACAAGCTGTTaactaaatttttctttcattatcCGCGAATCCACGCGCGGCTTGGGCCTTGGTCCGTGAccattttttatctcttttctTTTCTAGGTTCTCAAAGTAagtttgtgtattttttttaaatattattatattaattgttaaataaacaaataaacaaaactactaaattattataaattcatatagtttaaaattttgttaatttaaaagtgttaataataataaaataatcaagtgatgttaatttttatttacagaagAACAAAATGGTCCAACGATTGACATACAGAAGACGATTGTCGTACAACACGAAAAGCAACAGAAGGCGTgtgtaagtatttttattataattattttatttttctaattgatccaattcattatttttctatcaatttacTTTAAcacaattatataattaactgAATTATTTCACACAACGTGTTTGTAAAGAGGTTAGGTTGTTTCTTGATGcagccatttttattattattattattattattaacattgttgttattattgtttgatttatttttaatattattttatttttttgtcagtgTTCGTACACCAGGTGGTAAATTGGTTTACCAATACTTGAAAAAACCCAAgaagattataaaatataaattctaaataaaataaatgtcacgttaaaactaatttttgaaaaaattttttaaataaataaatttaacttattataataaacattacttaatttttgtttttttttttatcttttgttacTTTAGAATCGTTCGTGCTTTCCTCattgaagaacaaaaaatCGTTGTCAAAGTTATCAAGGCACGTCAAGCTTCtgtcaaaacaaaaaagacagaaaaataaatctgtaattgtttttaatacatgaaaataaaaaaaaaatataaatctattttataaatctatAATTCTTTTccttatataatttatttttaattattatctacaACGTCCCTGtgtattgttgatttttgtaAGAATTAAATCTGGCTTTGAACAATTAATTTCGTAACAGCATTCTtactaaatattaaatttaaattcaagtatttattgatgcacaattttttctatttattgaattgattaattttgaattattaatggCATAGAAAAGAATAATCCAAATACTATCACTTGGCACTAGGTAAACAACataaatgaatcaataaattaaacaaaaacaaattaaatattatgaatgAATTCAAGTGAgactttattatttgtttttataatatcatgtTGTTGAATGCATCGCATGGGCACCAGAAACATCAAGATCAGCAATAAATGCTGATGCTGCTGGTGCTGATAATAAAGGTGCACATGAAGTACCATTTTTAGCATCTGGTTCACGTGATAAAGCAATACGTGTTTGGGATGTAACTGCTggtgtttgtttgtttatactTAATGGACATGATAATTTAGTACGTGGTATTGTTTTTCATTCtggtggtaaatttattatcagggAAAAAAAGGCTGATCATTATTGCCTCACTATTTAAAAGCCtccaagtttaaaaattaatttgtagcATCCAgctattttgtttttactatttaaacattttaatatttttcaaaacattACTCACTTAGATTCAAGCATcggtataattttaaaatttaacgcGCGCTTTAAATTCGCGAAagagaaagtaaaaaaaaaaaaacctacttCACAAGTATGatagttaaaatatattcaatccATATACGTATactatttaacattaaaaataagataattcTAGTTTAAAAGCAACTCTAAATTTCCAGTTaactacagaaaaaaaaataaaataaatactttgaCCTTTCACGAgcaatgataaattaacaatttactttttttcatgACTGAACAATTGTGTTGtcccttgaaaaaaaattttatttcctgatatttttttctgttgcaACTGGTACAACAGAATGCTCGTCTCGTTGAACAGAATTGGTACGATAAGTTTACAAATAAGGTAACCATGTACTTGGTGTTTTACAAAAGGCAATACAACTCGTTTACTCGGTTGACTTGTCCCATTATTAAATCCAATACGATGTAACGATCTATGGACAATTGTCCTttgccaatttttttactccatGGGAATTCATGAGAGCAATACCATATCaagatgtatttatttatcaatcttGTTTTATACTTATACGGAATAAATacataacaataacaaaaaaaaatatataaaataattatcaaaggGTAAAAAGacattaacaataaaacagttttattttttttcatgaaaaaattaatatatcattattcattagaaatataaattttattaaatagataatttgcttaatattcgtttttttttttaatttaaaaataaaaataattaatattatttataatcatttgtaaatattttttttatccacgtCGTTAAtttgaaacaataataatatttttttaagtatatttaataattgtttatttttattgataaaaaaagaagccCTAGGACAATAATTAACAacagtcaatttaaaaaatgcatggcatatttttaatttgacacAAACAACACAAACGATCATGAGCCGATTGATCGTGAGtccaatttaattaattttcatattatttatcatttttagcaacaattaatttgttattaattttttcaattactaaatatttattattttcaaattatttaattttcatgggTTTTATTAAAGTACACATGGTACTTGGATGCCATTTTAGatatgacaattaattttcaacaaatttatattttttttaacaggtaaattatgaaatttaaattctggactattaatttattttttaataaaaaaatgaaagaatatttatgccaaaattaatttaaaaatataaagagaCTTGATCATCCTgctgtttaacaaaattaattaaagatttatttattctttttttttttaaactgttaattataataatatatattgtaaaatatattgctacacgttttttttaaataaacaaaaattatctaaatttttgtttaacaaaaaataaaataaaataaacaaattataattaactaaatcacattttaaaaaaatgttcatcATACATTGTCACAcgtaaatttacaattaattatttcattattttttttttttttttttactgttttaaaagctagattattattttttttttttttcatttttgtccaTTAAAAAACTTGAGTACTCAGTCTTTTTTCTGGCTGTTGTCTAAGCGACTCTATATACACTGGGAAAATATaaggataaattatttacaaggGATTTGTACAGAGTTAATATTctgcattaaaattaaaaacaaaaagcgccacttaattaataaacaaaaactatttacaataataaaaaaatattgatgaatttgatgattatttatacaattttgaTGACATTATCGATGTTGATTTTGGACATTGTCTTTTTAACACGTAAAGCTGTTAATCTGACTCCTGGATTACCATGCCAGCattcaatcattattttactcATGGCAAGTAGTAcctaaaataaacataaatataaacataaattaaataaaaaacaaaaaacataggttttaaatattaatttaagatTAAAATTTACCGAATCATTTTCCCATCTTGTTGGAATAACTGGCCTGAGTTTTTTGACACAAATAGCAAGTCTCATGTCTTCAAAATCTGGATCACTTGGTACAACGTCATGATATGGCAGTGCATAATCTTCAGCTGTTGATACTTTACCACCGGTAAGACATCTTCTACAAATTTCCCAAAGTACCAAACCAACTGAATACATATCAGCCATTTTAAATGCTTCAAATGATGATGTATTTAATGTTTCATCAAGTACTTCTGGTGCCATATAACGTCTTGTTCCAACTCTCGTATTTGGTGCAATATCAATATCACCAGATAgactgcaaaaaaaatatttaaataataattaaaataaatataataaaaaatatctctatatattaatatataattaataatttaatttacctatCGTATCTAACAGCAAGACCAAAATCAGCAATAGCACATTCACCATTTCTTTTGACCAATATATTTCTACTTTTAATATCTCTGTGTGCAATTGCTTGTTTACCCTTTGTGCCAAATATTTCAGTGTGTAAATGTGCAATACCAGATGCAATTGACcaacatattaaaaataatgatgaatgaTCAAGTACATTTATTGATAGATAATCATGTAATGAGCCATGTTCATGATAATCAGTTATCAATAACATTTGTGTCCATGATCCAGTACCTTTAATATCAGCAGCAATAAATCCCAATATATTGTCATGTCTCATAAGTACAGTTTGGTATATTTCTGTTTCTCTGAACCATGATTGTTCTTCAAgtgtaaaaaatgttttaacaGCAACCTTTTCACCTCTCCAATGTGCCAACCATACTTCACCATATCTACCTTTACCAACACAATCAGATATTTGCAATTGTTTTGCAATTGTACGTTGTACAAGTAATGGCAAGCCAGAACCAGATCCAGAACTTTGATCAATTAAATCTTTTAATGTATCATTTTTTGGTACAAGTGGTTGGCCACGTTGtttgtgtaaataattattataccatttgtataaaaatattaataataaaagtagtaatattataaatatgtatggCAGTGCTAATAATACTTGTGACACATCAACAGTATCTGATGGATCTGTTATTGATGGAAATTCAGGAAATTGTATATCTTTATTACAATTGTTGGAATTAACACAACAGCTTACATTTTTACGTGCTGATTGTATTCTGTATGCATTGCATGATAGTAAACCTTGTTCTTCAGAAAAACAACCGTATGTTGATTCAAGTGCATATTCTTTATCTTCAATATCCCAAACTTCTTCAATTGTACGAAAACAATATCCACGAGTTACACATGTACCATTTTCTCTGTCATCTGGACAAGCACCACCACTACAATAGCATGTTAATCCATCAACtgaaacatataaataaaataaattcattagataaatttgttgacatcaatattttttattatcttttattattattattttttaatcattaggAAACAttctatttctattattattttattttacgacgggttttttccaaataattttgataaaaagttGTTATTGTATTCAGCCAATAacctagattttttttaacgtgtGTTGTATCACCTGATGTCCAAAAATCATTTACAGATCATTGCAtctgttttatttgttaaccAAGACACAGTTATTCCCAATCTTTTGCACTGATAAAGTCAGGATATTCAAGAGTCAAGATCATAAgacaaataacatttttaaataattatcatattacaCAATGATAAtgaacaagttttttttactaattttctTTTGCATAAATTTACCTGATTTATTCATGGCAAGACTTATTCCGGAAAATGAAAATCGTaagtaagttttttatttatttatttttctaataaaatatttctaaaaaactttttgtaaattatttttaagctGCTGGAAATGATTGTCAAATAACTGATAAAACGAGTAAAACAATCAGTGTCGTCTCGTACAGTAGAGCTCCTGATAAATGTCGACTGTTCATATCAAATTCAACAGAAATCcatcattttaatattgaaattgaaataaaaaataatacaaatacatGTGAAACTGGAATTGAGTATATAAATTCACAAAATCCACGAATAGTTTCAATGAAAGATAAAAGATCATTAAATTGTCCATTCAAAGTTTATCTAAATGTCATGGAaaaactggaaaaaaaaagaaatgtaaaaTACTTTGATAGATATTGGATGATTGTTTCTTATTACTCAAATGGACATTCTTTTGATCgagtattttttatgaataatgcAACATGGTGGAAAGACCATAATTATAATTCCGTTGAATTACGTCCATTTTTACGTACTTCAAACAAATTTTCAGAGAACCCAGATTTATGTCGTCCTGATTACATTCAGTAaatttaaacatgaaaaaaaaaaatcaaataagtccattatcaaaataaattaataataaaaaaatttaaaaaatattttcattcattaattatgtaacaataaaatttaaaaaatcaattattaaatttaaaaatatatctgttatataaataaataaataaataagccaTAAATAAACTCGTGATATTTttagcatcaaaaaaaaaataataatttcaattgagaaaataaaaaaaataaatatatatttataaaattaaattataatgataataatcttgTATTACAGTGTTAatgtaatttgaaaatatatattttaaaaaaaatataaaatgtttggtataataattataggcTGTGTGATTGTCGTTGAAGAATGAcgaatttatcataaatatcaaGAGTAGGCGGACGAGGATTTCGACCCactgaaatttttcttttactaaCACCAGTCAAGTTATCTCTTCCAAAAGtttctatattataaatataataaatataaaataaataaataaatgtggaTAATTCAAAAGGTGTGCCATAAATCGAGTTCAGGAAACTCAGttacaacttttttaaaatataattgtggGGGTGTTACACTTCCTGTCTGGCAAAATATTGATGATCAATGTTTGATCAATCGTACCACCAACAACAAATCtcactaattaattttaaattatcttgacATATCTTGGAAATTTACCAACTAAAAAagcacaaatttaaaaatacatcaaataaaaaaaaaaaacaatttctaacttgattttacgttttttaaataatcaggAAAACttatcatttgaaataataaaattaaaaatattagtttgaatgaataaatatacttgatgataaaaaaaaaaatatttttgctgcATTTAAAGCGAGGTTGCATATGTTTTGAGTTAGATAAGATCACAAGTCACATTCagtgtaaaataaatgtattttttatttataaataaataaaataaataccaactgagttatatatatgaaattttatgtaaaatttctTGTGAAGTTGCcgcatatatatatgaaataaaaataaaaaattgtaatgtaTATGAGATGGTAAAAATGAGAAAGGGTCCAAATGAAAATTAGCATGGCGCTTACATGAATTTCCTCTTATTTCAcgttgtaattttaatatataatgtcTACAAAAGTCTgagaattaaattatgaaGAAGATACATTGCAACTGAGGCGCCAAACaagattatgataaataaaaatatattttaaaatacactaAAATGTGGAGggtatattattaatgttacCCTTTTATCtacttttaacaaaaaaataatttaaaaaacaacattaaacTTAATAAAATAGCTAGAactatttaactatttttatttttacaagttttttgtaaaaataaataaaattaagttaataatattattcatctttttgatttatttgtaaattgtttatttatttattttttttgtaattttatcttGTCATGTTAATGGCTGACAGTtttgaaacaattttatatgCGTTCCGCGTCCGTTACACAGAATTTTCTAACAATACTTGCTAAAAGTATAatcgttttatatttataaataaattgtacacGAGTTGGTGTATTCTTGGAAATTGTTATATCGTATTTTCAACGTGGGATTATtgcacttttttaaattttttatttcatgtatatttatagataattaattagatttaaattaattactgttgattatcttcaatatttaaattacaacaaGATAATTATAgcaaaaaagttttaataattttctaatgaatctaattattttttaaaattaatttgtgatattttttcaaaattaaatatatttttttaaataaacctttgattttttaaaatgaacctatgatttttttattttttcagcattattataaaataaaaatttacatttagtTTCAATATATTGATTGCAATTCGCAATGTTATAATAAAGCCaatgtaaaatgttttttttttctttttacacgTGGTACGTGTTTGTGAATGCATTGAGGTCTGTTTGGCAAATCGATGGAATACACTGAATATAACTTGGTGTGTTGAAGCCATAGTAATTTCTAGCAAACTAAGGGTCATGTGTATAACATAAGGGTcttttcacaataaaaaaattcatttcatgTTACAGTGATATCCTGCAGCTATCTTTCAACCCCCTGGTAAGTTCTTCATTTTCGTGGAATTACAAatgtttgtaaaaataaaataaaataatatatagatacCTGACACATGATCCAgagacatgttttttttttcaaaaaaacatctGTTTAGTGTCATCAGTAAATTtctaaatcaattgaaaattgaaaatttttgtttagacATTATTCAAAGcattctaaattatttagataattatgatttttatttttttttatttaaatgcttattaactgttaataaattaaaaaattattcaattaaaataattgtaaaattaattttctaattaatcaattaaaatacaaaaaacaaattaaaatttatacgaATTTTAATTCTAGTTAATTTATCCTATGccctaaaaattattaacatgattaaaaaatttttttaaactaaccagaataatgttaatcaaataattaaaaataccatcgaataatattatttttataaattaatttaataaataatcaagtgtttaaaaaagtgaaaagatttattttctttttgtaaatttattaaattttattttgatgaatattgataaaaattaaaaaataaatttggctTTTTCATGATCAGATTAAAATCCAGTATTAAACTTGAGTTgagaaatgagaaaaaaaaaaaatgtatttttaaaaatacctaaAAGGCAGAATTTGTTTGATGGTAAAAAgagtaaagaaataaaaaagggaagaaaaaaaaaaaaattggatgaaTGCATTCCTCTATATCTTGGATCTTTTTCGAATGTAGAGGCTATTATAACAAACAAACTGGTATCTTTGTCTGCCTATATTCTACAAATAAAACTTACATActtgctatatatatatattgttaatacaGTAACTCAACA harbors:
- the LOC122849917 gene encoding bone morphogenetic protein receptor type-1B-like, with translation MASMFTFTTKCKYMYLIAFLLGLYTCVDGLTCYCSGGACPDDRENGTCVTRGYCFRTIEEVWDIEDKEYALESTYGCFSEEQGLLSCNAYRIQSARKNVSCCVNSNNCNKDIQFPEFPSITDPSDTVDVSQVLLALPYIFIILLLLLLIFLYKWYNNYLHKQRGQPLVPKNDTLKDLIDQSSGSGSGLPLLVQRTIAKQLQISDCVGKGRYGEVWLAHWRGEKVAVKTFFTLEEQSWFRETEIYQTVLMRHDNILGFIAADIKGTGSWTQMLLITDYHEHGSLHDYLSINVLDHSSLFLICWSIASGIAHLHTEIFGTKGKQAIAHRDIKSRNILVKRNGECAIADFGLAVRYDSLSGDIDIAPNTRVGTRRYMAPEVLDETLNTSSFEAFKMADMYSVGLVLWEICRRCLTGGKVSTAEDYALPYHDVVPSDPDFEDMRLAICVKKLRPVIPTRWENDSVLLAMSKIMIECWHGNPGVRLTALRVKKTMSKINIDNVIKIV
- the LOC122849915 gene encoding bone morphogenetic protein receptor type-1B-like, producing the protein MAQQLTHKRRLSYNTTSYKKRVARTTNNKVNKLTCYCSGGACPNDKDNSTCVTDGYCFRTIEEIWDIGEKDYVLESTYGCFSEEQSLLSCNAYRIPSIRKNGSCCDNANNCNKDIQFPEFPSITDPSLDTVTVSQVLIALPYIFIILLFLLLIFLYKWYNKYLHKHCDHSLVLKNDTLKDLIDQSSGSGSGLPLLVQRTIAKQLQISDCVGKGRYGEVWLAHWRGEKVAVKTFFTLEEQSWFRETEIYQTVLMRHDNILGFIAADIKGTGSWTQMILMTDYHEHGSLHDYLSINVLDHSSLFLICWSLASGVAHLHTEIFGTKGKQAIAHRDIKSRNILVKRNGECAIADFGLAVRYDSSTGEIDIAPNTRVGTRRYMAPEVLDETLNISSFEAFKMADMYSVGLVLWEVCRRCVTGGKVEDYALPYYDVVPSDPDFEDMRLAVCVKKFRPVIPTRWQNDSVLLAMSKIMIECWHGNPGVRLTALRVKKTMSKISTDNCIKIV